One stretch of Halapricum desulfuricans DNA includes these proteins:
- a CDS encoding SDR family NAD(P)-dependent oxidoreductase, with amino-acid sequence MIEPDLTGQTALVTGSAKGVGRALLLALADRGADVAVHYRTSDDAASEVADRAAKAGVQTTVVQGDVTDPEDVAGMFERVESDLGTVDILVNNVGAFAPRHWEDIDFATWNTVLETNVNGTYLCSKAALGPMREQGYGRIVNVGYASSEKGLVNTKNFPYFAAKSGVLMFTRMLAADTQDDGITVNAVSPYVVENSDEFPAEAPRGRWATTDDVAQAMLFFLDPDSGYISGQNVEVDGGWLPETV; translated from the coding sequence ATGATCGAACCGGATCTCACCGGACAGACAGCGCTCGTCACCGGGAGTGCCAAAGGCGTCGGTCGCGCGCTCCTGCTGGCGCTGGCCGATCGCGGCGCGGACGTGGCCGTCCACTACCGGACGAGCGACGACGCTGCAAGCGAGGTCGCCGACCGGGCCGCGAAAGCCGGCGTCCAGACGACGGTCGTCCAGGGGGACGTCACCGATCCCGAGGACGTGGCCGGGATGTTCGAGCGCGTCGAGTCGGATCTCGGGACGGTCGATATCCTCGTCAACAACGTCGGCGCGTTCGCGCCTCGCCACTGGGAAGACATCGACTTCGCAACCTGGAACACGGTGCTGGAGACGAACGTCAACGGGACCTACCTCTGCTCGAAGGCCGCGCTGGGGCCCATGCGCGAGCAGGGCTACGGCCGGATCGTCAACGTCGGCTACGCCTCTAGCGAGAAGGGGCTGGTCAACACCAAGAACTTCCCGTACTTCGCGGCCAAGTCAGGCGTCCTGATGTTCACCCGAATGCTCGCCGCCGACACGCAGGACGACGGCATCACCGTCAACGCCGTCTCGCCGTACGTCGTCGAGAACTCCGACGAGTTCCCCGCGGAGGCCCCTCGCGGTCGCTGGGCCACCACCGACGACGTCGCGCAGGCGATGCTGTTCTTCCTTGATCCCGACAGCGGGTACATCTCCGGACAGAACGTCGAGGTCGACGGCGGGTGGCTACCCGAGACAGTGTGA
- a CDS encoding DUF420 domain-containing protein, with protein MRATLRRHVLLVTVLLTIVSLFVVVAAVRQLVPEALLPALPETVLSAIPHANALISALAIGTITYGWRSIRDGRLTDHRRAMVASVVLFLSFLGLYLLRVAIEGPTPFDGPQALKLWVYYPVLGIHMLLAIVCLPLVYYVLLLALTHAPSELGETPHPRVGRVAASLWLVSFALGIVVYLLLYALPV; from the coding sequence ATGCGAGCAACGCTTCGCCGTCACGTCCTGCTGGTGACTGTCCTGTTGACGATCGTCTCGCTGTTCGTCGTCGTCGCGGCCGTCAGGCAGCTCGTTCCCGAAGCGCTGTTGCCGGCGCTCCCGGAGACCGTTCTCAGCGCGATCCCGCACGCGAACGCCCTCATCAGCGCACTGGCGATTGGGACGATCACCTACGGCTGGCGCTCGATCCGCGACGGACGGCTGACGGACCACCGACGGGCAATGGTCGCGAGCGTCGTGCTCTTTCTGTCCTTCCTCGGGCTGTACCTCCTCCGGGTCGCGATCGAAGGGCCGACCCCGTTCGACGGACCGCAGGCGCTGAAACTGTGGGTCTATTACCCCGTGCTCGGGATCCACATGCTGCTGGCGATCGTCTGTCTGCCGCTGGTGTACTACGTACTCCTGCTCGCGCTCACGCACGCGCCGTCCGAACTCGGCGAGACGCCCCACCCGCGGGTCGGGCGCGTCGCCGCCAGTCTATGGCTGGTTTCGTTCGCGCTCGGCATCGTCGTCTACCTGCTTCTGTACGCCCTTCCGGTCTAG
- a CDS encoding ABC1 kinase family protein, with the protein MNLRAYRRFFTVVRQFLPLVIAYARDRRRYLLVGSSRRVTSEQRHRRATVLLETLLTLGPTFIKLGQLLSTRPDILPPEYVEEFSKLQDRVPPADWDDAREVLESELGPVDKRFSDFDTEAISGASLGQVYYAEVEGDPVAVKVRRPGVEDLVEADLRVIRWTLPFVMYFVGDARSFSLETLADEFATTIREEMDYGREAEMLTEIRSNFADDDRIAIPPVVESHSTGRVLTMEYIPGTKIDDVETLDEKGIDRTRLAETLERAYFQMIVEDGVFHADPHPGNLAVQNDGTLVFYDFGMSGRVDSFIQEKIIDFYTAVAEQDIDAILDALIEMGTLSPEADRQVMADVMELAIADARGEDIEQYRVQQIIQQVEDTIYEFPLRLPANLALVLRVATVVEGVCVTLDSDFDFISVATDFLREEGYFEESARQFVRDRATEFQEATRSTVRIPPKLESALDRIEREEFYVRADIEDSDDLLDVLAGRIVLGLLLSSGIASTALLFALSTIEATAVAAVGSLFVTVLLYRSFRKRRGIRATPQFTRQQMRKRDSSTDTEEPPLGPFDGKSADEATEE; encoded by the coding sequence GTGAATCTCCGCGCGTACCGGCGGTTCTTCACGGTCGTCCGGCAGTTCCTGCCGCTGGTGATCGCCTACGCCCGCGACCGCCGTCGGTACCTGCTGGTCGGTTCGAGCCGCCGCGTCACGTCCGAACAGCGCCATCGTCGGGCGACAGTGTTACTGGAAACGCTGCTGACGCTCGGCCCGACGTTCATCAAACTCGGGCAACTCCTCTCGACGCGCCCGGACATCCTCCCGCCGGAGTACGTCGAGGAGTTCTCGAAACTCCAGGACCGCGTGCCCCCTGCCGACTGGGACGACGCGCGCGAGGTCCTCGAAAGCGAGCTCGGCCCGGTCGACAAGCGGTTCAGCGACTTCGACACCGAGGCGATCAGCGGCGCCAGTCTCGGGCAGGTCTACTACGCAGAGGTCGAGGGCGATCCCGTCGCCGTGAAGGTTCGCCGCCCGGGCGTCGAGGACCTCGTCGAGGCCGACCTGCGGGTCATCCGGTGGACGCTCCCGTTCGTGATGTACTTCGTCGGCGACGCCCGGTCGTTCTCGCTGGAGACGCTGGCCGACGAGTTCGCCACGACGATCCGCGAGGAGATGGACTACGGGCGCGAGGCCGAGATGCTGACCGAGATCCGGTCGAACTTCGCCGATGACGACCGGATCGCCATCCCGCCGGTCGTCGAGAGTCACTCGACCGGCCGGGTGCTCACCATGGAGTACATTCCCGGCACGAAGATCGACGACGTCGAGACCCTCGACGAGAAGGGGATCGACCGGACGCGACTCGCTGAGACCCTCGAGCGCGCGTATTTCCAGATGATCGTCGAGGACGGCGTCTTCCACGCCGATCCTCACCCCGGCAACCTCGCCGTGCAGAACGACGGGACGCTCGTGTTCTATGATTTCGGAATGAGCGGGCGAGTCGATTCGTTCATTCAGGAGAAGATCATCGACTTCTATACGGCAGTCGCGGAGCAGGACATCGACGCCATCCTCGACGCGCTCATCGAGATGGGGACGCTCTCGCCAGAGGCCGACCGCCAGGTCATGGCCGACGTGATGGAACTGGCAATCGCGGACGCCCGCGGCGAGGACATCGAACAGTACCGGGTCCAGCAGATCATCCAGCAGGTCGAAGACACGATCTACGAGTTCCCGCTGCGGTTGCCGGCGAACCTCGCGCTCGTCCTCCGGGTCGCGACCGTCGTCGAAGGGGTCTGTGTGACGCTCGATTCCGACTTCGATTTCATCTCGGTGGCGACTGACTTCCTCCGAGAAGAGGGATACTTCGAGGAGAGCGCCCGCCAGTTCGTGCGCGACCGCGCGACCGAGTTCCAGGAAGCGACTCGCTCGACGGTTCGGATCCCCCCGAAGCTGGAATCCGCGCTCGACCGGATCGAACGCGAGGAGTTCTACGTCCGGGCGGACATCGAAGATTCAGACGACTTGCTCGATGTCCTCGCGGGTCGGATCGTGCTCGGACTCCTGCTCTCGAGCGGGATCGCCTCGACCGCGTTGCTCTTTGCGCTCTCGACGATCGAGGCGACCGCCGTCGCCGCCGTCGGGAGCCTGTTCGTCACAGTACTGCTGTATCGCTCGTTCCGCAAGCGACGCGGAATCCGGGCGACGCCGCAGTTCACGCGCCAGCAGATGCGAAAGCGCGATAGCTCGACGGACACGGAGGAGCCACCGCTCGGCCCGTTCGACGGCAAGAGTGCCGACGAAGCGACCGAAGAGTAG
- a CDS encoding thiolase domain-containing protein, whose translation MASAHIAGVGMTEFGEYPERTGRDLFGEAGGTAIEDAGIDREEIDALYVGNFMGELSENQGHMGPLMAKAVGIDAPATRIESACASGGMAVRQAVKDVRNGEADVVLVGGVERMHNMGTTGATGGLSVAADDLWEIRQGITFPGAYALMAQRYFAVHGGDREDLAHVAVKNHANAANNPLAQYQTEISVEKVLDAPPVALPMGLFDSSPITDGAAATVLVSEAYAEEHGLETPVAITGTGQGTDNLALAERESMVRTPATEDAGRRAYEDAGISKDDVDFLEVHDCFTIAEVLAIEGLGFYEEGEGITAAREGETTADGELPVNLSGGLKAKGHPVGATGVAQISEMTKLFRGDHVNSDAVEDAEVGLTHNAGGTVASAVVHVLEVAE comes from the coding sequence ATGGCATCCGCACACATCGCGGGGGTCGGCATGACCGAGTTCGGGGAGTACCCCGAGCGGACCGGTCGCGACCTCTTCGGGGAAGCCGGCGGCACCGCTATCGAAGACGCCGGGATCGACCGCGAGGAGATCGACGCGCTGTACGTCGGTAACTTCATGGGCGAACTCTCGGAAAACCAGGGCCACATGGGTCCGCTGATGGCCAAGGCCGTCGGGATCGACGCGCCGGCCACACGGATCGAGAGCGCCTGTGCCTCGGGCGGGATGGCCGTCCGCCAGGCGGTCAAGGACGTCCGCAACGGCGAGGCCGACGTAGTGCTGGTCGGCGGCGTCGAGCGCATGCACAACATGGGCACGACCGGCGCGACCGGCGGCCTGTCGGTCGCGGCCGACGACCTCTGGGAGATCCGTCAGGGGATCACCTTCCCCGGGGCGTACGCGCTGATGGCCCAGCGGTACTTCGCCGTCCACGGCGGCGACCGCGAGGACCTGGCTCACGTCGCCGTCAAGAACCACGCCAACGCCGCGAACAACCCGCTCGCACAGTATCAGACCGAGATCTCCGTCGAGAAGGTACTCGACGCCCCGCCGGTCGCGTTGCCGATGGGGCTGTTCGACTCCTCGCCGATCACCGACGGCGCGGCCGCGACGGTGCTGGTTAGCGAGGCGTACGCCGAGGAACACGGACTGGAGACGCCCGTCGCGATCACCGGCACCGGTCAGGGGACCGACAACCTCGCGCTGGCAGAGCGCGAGTCGATGGTCCGGACGCCCGCGACCGAGGACGCGGGCCGGCGAGCCTACGAGGACGCCGGCATCAGCAAGGACGACGTCGACTTCCTGGAGGTCCACGACTGCTTCACGATCGCTGAAGTGCTCGCGATCGAGGGGCTGGGCTTCTACGAGGAAGGGGAGGGGATCACCGCCGCCCGCGAGGGCGAGACGACCGCCGACGGCGAGTTGCCGGTCAACCTCTCCGGCGGACTCAAGGCCAAGGGCCACCCGGTCGGCGCGACCGGCGTCGCCCAGATCAGCGAGATGACCAAACTGTTCCGCGGCGACCACGTCAACAGCGACGCCGTCGAGGACGCCGAGGTCGGCCTGACCCACAACGCCGGTGGGACGGTCGCTTCTGCGGTCGTCCACGTCCTGGAGGTGGCAGAATGA
- a CDS encoding E3 ubiquitin ligase family protein has product MALPDLLLPGIVAVAGLVIGFLGVRELWFGIRIYRGRPQSVADAANDPGPVEVVGTARSDEGTVEAPFSRAECLVCEWEVQQSEPTGDPDTAGRNWKTLATGLRGGPFRLADDTASCRVEPSGSVRHLREQTVTVPAGTTPPDEIQAFIASHPDIEPQDETATVGPVEIRLGDEQRYVERRLDPGEDCYVYGYAHYDPSAGSRAGEVNVRIDGDGIRRFLIADSRERGVALEQVKIGLLPTLLGVALLGAAIALFV; this is encoded by the coding sequence ATGGCACTTCCAGATTTGCTGTTACCGGGGATCGTCGCGGTGGCGGGGCTGGTCATCGGTTTCCTGGGCGTGCGCGAACTGTGGTTCGGGATCCGGATCTATCGCGGCCGACCGCAGTCGGTGGCCGACGCCGCGAACGACCCGGGGCCGGTCGAGGTCGTCGGCACCGCCAGATCGGACGAGGGAACTGTCGAGGCACCGTTCTCCCGGGCCGAGTGTCTCGTCTGCGAGTGGGAAGTCCAGCAGTCCGAGCCGACCGGCGATCCGGACACCGCGGGTCGAAACTGGAAGACGCTCGCAACTGGCCTTCGCGGCGGCCCGTTCCGGCTGGCGGACGACACCGCCAGCTGTCGGGTCGAGCCGAGCGGTTCGGTCCGCCACCTGCGCGAACAGACGGTGACCGTCCCGGCCGGGACGACGCCACCCGATGAGATCCAGGCGTTCATCGCGTCCCATCCCGACATCGAGCCACAGGACGAGACGGCCACGGTCGGTCCCGTCGAGATACGGCTCGGGGACGAACAGCGTTACGTCGAGCGGCGACTCGACCCCGGCGAGGACTGTTACGTGTACGGGTACGCCCACTACGACCCGTCGGCGGGGAGTCGCGCCGGCGAAGTCAACGTCCGGATCGACGGGGACGGAATCCGGCGGTTCCTGATCGCTGACTCCCGGGAACGGGGCGTCGCGCTCGAACAGGTGAAAATCGGGCTCCTGCCGACGCTGCTGGGTGTCGCCCTGCTCGGGGCTGCGATCGCACTATTCGTCTAG
- a CDS encoding YgaP family membrane protein has protein sequence MEQNVGSLDKNVRIVVGAVAGIVSLAVLGGQLDLPAVASPVLGIVSLMMLGTAATGTCGLYSLLGIDTCSV, from the coding sequence ATGGAACAGAACGTCGGTTCTCTCGACAAGAACGTTCGTATCGTCGTCGGCGCGGTCGCCGGAATCGTATCTCTCGCGGTACTGGGCGGACAGCTCGACCTGCCGGCGGTCGCGTCGCCGGTGCTGGGCATCGTGTCGCTCATGATGCTCGGCACGGCCGCGACCGGCACCTGCGGGCTGTACTCGCTGCTCGGCATCGACACCTGCTCGGTGTGA
- a CDS encoding glycoside hydrolase family 13 protein, with the protein MCASDAGTIGDGEPAWWKEAVVYEIYPQSFNDSDGDGIGDIPGIIEKADYLDELGIDVVWLTPPYDSPHADNGYDVRDYRSILEEFGDMDDFERLLEALHDRDIRLILDMVLNHTSDEHEWFEKSRREEDGYEDYYHWVEGDPEEPPNNWTSGFGGSAWSYDETREAWYLHLFHEKQPDLNWRNPDVRREMYDVVEFWLEKGIDGFRFDVFNVMSKPAGYPDGDPDDGWVGMEHFADGPRIHEYIGGLYDEVLSNYDVMTVGEGMDITPREAKRYCGPSGDGLNMVYHYDHTLVDHGDGGWWDIVDWEVPEIRDALTEWVRQLEVTDAWNTVYLGTHDTPRIASRFGNDDRYHYESATMLGTLLLTFPATPFCFQGDEIGMTNYPWSSREEMRDADATNRVEIAFEEGRAEDFTDVQDAVRYRSRDNARTPVQWSDDRNGGFTDGEPWIPVNPNSREINVADQRDRAESVLSYYRDLIELRHDEDTLVYGVYDLLAEDHPRVWAFERTLDDETLLVALNWAGRTSRVDLSDSGAVQSVLACNYDDPGTELGSLALRPYEARVYRLE; encoded by the coding sequence ATGTGCGCGTCAGACGCTGGAACGATCGGCGACGGCGAACCGGCCTGGTGGAAAGAAGCCGTCGTCTACGAGATCTACCCACAGAGTTTCAACGACAGTGACGGCGACGGAATCGGTGACATTCCCGGAATCATCGAGAAGGCGGACTATCTCGACGAGCTGGGGATCGATGTCGTCTGGCTGACCCCGCCGTACGACTCCCCGCATGCGGACAACGGCTACGACGTCCGCGATTACCGTTCGATCCTCGAGGAGTTCGGCGACATGGACGACTTCGAGCGACTGCTCGAGGCGCTGCACGACCGGGACATTCGGCTGATTCTCGATATGGTCCTCAACCACACGTCAGACGAACACGAGTGGTTCGAAAAGTCCCGACGCGAGGAAGACGGCTACGAGGACTACTACCACTGGGTCGAGGGCGATCCAGAGGAGCCGCCGAACAACTGGACCTCCGGATTCGGCGGGTCAGCATGGAGTTACGACGAGACCCGCGAGGCGTGGTATCTGCACCTCTTTCACGAGAAACAGCCCGACCTGAACTGGCGCAACCCCGACGTTCGCCGGGAAATGTACGATGTCGTCGAGTTCTGGCTGGAGAAAGGTATCGACGGCTTCCGCTTCGACGTGTTCAACGTCATGTCCAAGCCGGCAGGCTACCCAGACGGTGACCCCGACGATGGCTGGGTGGGGATGGAACACTTCGCGGACGGCCCCCGCATCCACGAGTATATCGGCGGCCTCTACGACGAGGTGCTCTCGAACTACGACGTGATGACCGTCGGAGAGGGGATGGACATCACGCCACGAGAAGCCAAGCGATACTGCGGCCCCTCCGGTGACGGGCTGAACATGGTGTATCATTACGACCACACGCTGGTCGATCACGGTGACGGCGGCTGGTGGGACATCGTCGACTGGGAGGTCCCGGAGATCCGGGACGCGCTGACGGAGTGGGTCCGCCAGCTGGAAGTGACCGACGCCTGGAACACCGTCTATCTCGGCACGCACGACACGCCGCGGATCGCCTCGCGGTTCGGCAACGACGACCGCTATCACTACGAATCAGCGACGATGCTCGGGACGCTCCTGTTGACGTTCCCGGCGACGCCGTTCTGTTTCCAGGGCGACGAGATCGGCATGACCAACTACCCGTGGTCCTCGCGCGAAGAGATGCGCGACGCCGACGCCACGAACCGCGTCGAGATAGCCTTCGAGGAGGGTCGCGCCGAGGACTTCACGGACGTCCAGGACGCCGTCCGCTATCGCTCGCGGGACAACGCCCGCACGCCGGTCCAGTGGTCCGACGACCGCAACGGTGGGTTCACCGACGGTGAGCCCTGGATCCCGGTCAATCCGAACAGCAGAGAGATCAACGTCGCCGACCAGCGAGACCGCGCCGAGTCCGTCCTCTCGTACTATCGGGACCTGATCGAGTTGCGCCACGACGAGGACACGCTGGTCTACGGCGTCTACGACCTGCTCGCCGAGGATCACCCGCGCGTGTGGGCGTTCGAGCGGACGCTCGACGACGAGACGCTGCTGGTTGCGCTCAACTGGGCTGGCCGCACGTCCCGAGTCGACCTTTCCGATAGCGGGGCCGTCCAGTCGGTGCTGGCCTGCAACTACGACGATCCCGGGACTGAACTGGGGTCGCTAGCGCTGCGACCCTACGAGGCGCGAGTATACCGGCTGGAGTAG
- a CDS encoding Zn-ribbon domain-containing OB-fold protein translates to MSDDEITNDGYDQALDAIENGEPYALECPDGHQSMPPRQVCPECGSDDLEEVEIPTSGELLSYNVTYVPTPDFSDDVPFVLGVAEFDDVRLTGRVQADAEDVEVGSAVEVGLGESETTGRPLVTFDLA, encoded by the coding sequence ATGAGCGACGACGAGATTACCAACGACGGGTACGATCAGGCGCTCGACGCGATCGAGAACGGCGAACCGTACGCGCTTGAGTGTCCGGACGGCCACCAGTCGATGCCGCCCCGGCAGGTCTGTCCCGAGTGTGGCTCCGACGACCTCGAGGAAGTCGAGATCCCCACGTCGGGCGAACTGCTGAGTTACAACGTCACGTACGTCCCGACGCCCGACTTCAGCGACGACGTCCCGTTCGTGCTCGGGGTCGCCGAGTTCGACGACGTGCGCCTGACGGGCCGGGTTCAGGCCGACGCCGAGGACGTCGAGGTCGGATCGGCGGTCGAGGTCGGACTGGGCGAGTCCGAGACGACCGGGCGGCCGCTGGTCACCTTCGATCTGGCATAG
- the guaB gene encoding IMP dehydrogenase encodes MANDPQSFSAKLDVPEALTFDDVLLRPKESRVEPDEADMSTQVSKNVELQVPVLSAAMDTVTEGAMAIEMARQGGLGVLHQNMDIDRMVAEIERVKRADELVIRDVVTARPDQTVREVDAMMQEEGVSGAPVVDENDEVLGIISGTDIRPYLEVGEADAVREAMTDEVVTAGEDVTAREALELMYEHKIERVPIVDAENRLVGLVTMQGILQRREYDDAARDEDGALRCGAAVGPFEQDRAVAADEAGVDVVFIDCAHAHNLNVVESAREIKSRVEADVVVGNVGTQEAAEDLVEFADGLKVGIGPGSICTTRVVSGAGMPQITAVTEVADVASRHDVPVIADGGIRYSGDAIKAIAAGADAVMLGSYFAGTDEAPGRVITMNGKKYKQYRGMGSVGAMSSGGGDRYLKDVEEDDEEEYVPEGVEAATPYKGSVESELHQLVGGMKSGMGYVGAETIPEFKQRSEFVRVSSAGHQESHPHDVMITDEAPNYRPDE; translated from the coding sequence ATGGCGAACGATCCGCAGTCCTTTTCGGCGAAGCTGGACGTACCCGAGGCGCTGACATTTGACGACGTGTTACTCAGGCCCAAAGAGAGTCGCGTCGAACCCGACGAGGCCGATATGTCGACACAGGTCTCGAAGAACGTGGAGCTGCAGGTTCCGGTGCTATCGGCGGCGATGGACACCGTCACCGAGGGAGCCATGGCGATCGAGATGGCCCGGCAGGGCGGGCTGGGCGTGCTCCACCAGAACATGGACATCGATCGCATGGTCGCCGAGATCGAACGCGTCAAGCGCGCGGACGAACTCGTCATCCGCGACGTCGTGACCGCCCGGCCGGACCAGACGGTCCGGGAGGTCGACGCGATGATGCAGGAGGAGGGCGTCTCCGGCGCACCGGTCGTCGACGAAAACGACGAGGTGCTCGGGATCATCTCCGGGACGGACATTCGGCCGTACCTCGAGGTCGGGGAGGCCGACGCCGTGCGAGAGGCGATGACGGACGAAGTCGTCACGGCCGGCGAGGACGTCACGGCGCGCGAGGCGCTCGAGCTGATGTACGAACACAAGATCGAACGGGTGCCGATCGTCGACGCGGAGAACCGGCTGGTCGGACTCGTCACGATGCAGGGGATCCTCCAGCGTCGCGAGTACGACGACGCGGCCCGCGACGAGGACGGGGCGCTGCGCTGTGGCGCGGCTGTCGGCCCCTTCGAGCAGGACCGCGCGGTCGCCGCCGACGAGGCGGGCGTCGACGTGGTCTTCATCGATTGTGCTCACGCCCACAACCTGAACGTCGTCGAGAGCGCTCGCGAAATCAAGTCACGGGTCGAGGCCGACGTCGTCGTCGGCAACGTCGGAACCCAGGAAGCCGCCGAGGACCTCGTCGAGTTCGCCGACGGTCTCAAGGTCGGCATCGGCCCCGGCTCGATCTGTACGACGCGAGTCGTCTCGGGGGCGGGAATGCCCCAGATCACCGCCGTGACGGAGGTCGCTGACGTCGCCAGCCGGCACGACGTTCCCGTGATCGCCGACGGCGGGATCCGGTACTCCGGCGACGCGATCAAGGCCATCGCCGCCGGTGCCGACGCCGTCATGCTCGGCTCGTATTTCGCCGGAACCGACGAAGCGCCCGGGCGAGTCATCACCATGAACGGCAAGAAGTACAAGCAGTACCGCGGGATGGGCAGCGTCGGTGCGATGTCCTCCGGCGGCGGCGACCGATATCTCAAAGACGTCGAGGAAGACGACGAAGAGGAGTACGTTCCCGAGGGCGTCGAGGCGGCGACGCCGTACAAGGGATCGGTCGAGTCCGAACTGCATCAGCTCGTCGGCGGTATGAAGTCCGGCATGGGGTATGTCGGTGCCGAGACGATCCCCGAGTTCAAGCAGCGCTCGGAGTTCGTCCGCGTCTCCAGCGCAGGCCACCAAGAGAGCCACCCTCACGACGTGATGATCACCGACGAAGCGCCCAACTACCGTCCCGACGAGTGA
- a CDS encoding Hsp20/alpha crystallin family protein produces the protein MSALRDALQELPDAVFADLLESDDAYLLVVDLPGATAETVDAHVEGGRIVIEARREKGLPVEFEYVEEERSMFLDVELPLPPDASGTGAEGTVDNGVLELRLPKQTADPSATIPIDEA, from the coding sequence ATGTCAGCCCTGCGAGACGCGTTGCAAGAGCTGCCCGACGCGGTGTTCGCCGACCTCCTGGAGAGCGACGATGCGTACCTGCTGGTCGTCGATCTCCCGGGAGCGACCGCCGAGACGGTCGACGCCCACGTCGAAGGGGGACGGATCGTCATCGAAGCCAGACGCGAGAAGGGCCTTCCCGTCGAGTTCGAGTACGTCGAAGAGGAGCGGTCGATGTTCCTCGACGTCGAGCTGCCGCTCCCGCCGGACGCCAGCGGGACCGGTGCCGAGGGGACGGTCGACAACGGCGTCCTCGAGCTCCGCCTGCCGAAACAGACCGCCGACCCGTCGGCGACGATCCCGATCGACGAGGCCTGA